In Dama dama isolate Ldn47 chromosome 20, ASM3311817v1, whole genome shotgun sequence, a single window of DNA contains:
- the LOC133040003 gene encoding olfactory receptor 2A12-like codes for MWMPPGQNQSWVSEFILLGFSSDTTTNRILFSAFLLLYLSSVLGNGLIITLVCLDMYLHTPMYFFLCILSLLDMSCVTTTVPQMLVHLLAQSQTISFAGCWLQMYIFGAVGLTECILFVVMAFDRYVAICYPLRYTVILSWGLCTQLSAGTWACGFFFSLIHTFSTMRLPYCGPNRVNHYFCEGPSVRDLACLDTHVIEMVDLVISVFMVVAPLSLIVASYIRIAQAILKFKSMQARCKAFSTCASHLTVITFFYAPATYLYMRPNASYSPEQDKQVSLFYNVFTALLNPVVYSLRNKDMKRAFLKVMGR; via the coding sequence ATGTGGATGCCTCCAGGGCAGAACCAAAGCTGGGTTTCTGAATTTATCCTGCTTGGCTTCTCCAGTGATACCACGACCAACAGGATCCTCTTCAGTGCCTTCCTTCTTCTTTACCTGAGCTCAGTCCTTGGCAATGGGCTCATCATCACCCTGGTATGCCTGGACATGTATCTCCACActcccatgtatttcttcctctgtATCCTCTCCCTGCTGGATATGAGCTGTGTCACCACCACTGTGCCCCAGATGCTGGTGCATCTTCTTGCTCAATCTCAGACCATCTCCTTTGCTGGTTGCTGGCTACAAATGTACATCTTTGGTGCCGTGGGCCTGACTGAGTGCATTTTATTTGTCGTCATGGCCTTTGACCGGTACGTGGCCATCTGCTATCCACTGCGTTACACTGTCATCCTCAGCTGGGGCCTGTGCACACAGCTGTCTGCTGGGACCTGGGCCTgtggtttcttcttctctctgatCCACACTTTTTCCACCATGAGGCTGCCATACTGTGGGCCCAACAGGGTCAACCACTACTTCTGTGAAGGCCCTTCAGTACGAGATTTGGCTTGCCTGGATACCCACGTCATTGAGATGGTGGACCTAGTCATCAGTGTCTTCATGGTTGTTGCCCCACTGTCCCTCATTGTGGCCTCCTACATCCGTATTGCCCAGGCCATTCTCAAGTTCAAGTCCATGCAGGCCCGCTGCAAGGCTTTCTCCACCTGTGCCTCCCACCTGACTGTGATCACATTCTTCTATGCTCCAGCCACCTACCTCTACATGAGGCCCAATGCAAGCTATTCCCCTGAGCAAGACAAGCAGGTATCACTCTTTTATAATGTCTTCACTGCTCTGCTGAATCCTGTGGTCTACAGTCTGAGGAATAAGGACATGAAGAGGGCTTTTCTCAAAGTGATGGGGAGGTAG
- the LOC133040004 gene encoding olfactory receptor 2A5-like, producing MWMPPGQNQSWVSEFILLGFSSDTTTNRILFGAFLLLYVSSVLGNGLIITLVCLDMHLHTPMYFFLCILSLLDMSYVTTTVPQMLVHLLSLSQTISFAGCWLQMYIFGAVGLTECILFVVMAFDRYVAICYPLRYTVILSWGLCTQLSAGTWACGFFFSLIHTFSTMRLPYCGPNRVNHYFCEGPSVRDLACLDTHVIEMVDLVISVFMVVAPLSLIVASYIRIAQAILKFKSMQARCKAFSTCASHLTVITVFYAPATYLYMRPNASYSPEQDKQVSLFYNVFTALLNPVVYSLRNKDMKRAFLKVMGR from the coding sequence ATGTGGATGCCTCCAGGGCAGAACCAAAGCTGGGTTTCTGAATTTATCCTGCTTGGCTTCTCCAGTGATACCACGACCAACAGGATCCTCTTCGGTGCCTTCCTTCTTCTTTACGTGAGCTCAGTCCTTGGCAATGGGCTCATCATCACCCTGGTATGCCTGGACATGCATCTCCACActcccatgtatttcttcctctgtATCCTCTCCCTGCTGGATATGAGTTATGTCACCACTACAGTGCCCCAGATGCTGGTGCATCTTCTTTCTCTATCTCAGACCATCTCCTTTGCTGGTTGCTGGCTACAAATGTACATCTTTGGTGCCGTAGGCCTGACTGAGTGCATTTTATTTGTCGTCATGGCCTTTGACCGGTACGTGGCCATCTGCTATCCACTGCGTTACACTGTCATCCTCAGCTGGGGCCTGTGCACACAGCTGTCTGCTGGGACCTGGGCCTgtggtttcttcttctctctgatCCACACTTTTTCCACCATGAGGCTGCCATACTGTGGGCCCAACAGGGTCAACCACTACTTCTGTGAAGGCCCTTCAGTACGAGATTTGGCTTGCCTGGATACCCACGTCATTGAGATGGTGGACCTAGTCATCAGTGTCTTCATGGTTGTTGCCCCACTGTCCCTCATTGTGGCCTCCTACATCCGTATTGCCCAGGCCATTCTCAAGTTCAAGTCCATGCAGGCCCGCTGCAAGGCTTTCTCCACCTGTGCCTCCCACCTGACTGTGATCACAGTCTTCTATGCTCCAGCCACCTACCTCTACATGAGGCCCAATGCAAGCTATTCCCCTGAGCAAGACAAGCAGGTATCACTCTTTTATAATGTCTTCACTGCTCTGCTGAATCCTGTGGTCTACAGTCTGAGGAATAAGGACATGAAGAGGGCTTTTCTCAAAGTGATGGGGAGGTAG